A single window of bacterium DNA harbors:
- the galT gene encoding galactose-1-phosphate uridylyltransferase, with product MSELRHDPVQKRWVIIAAERAKRPKEFAHEETVKPTSPIACPFCPGNEDRTPPEIYAVREEGSKPNSPGWKLRVIPNKFPVLKVEGELNRRGLGIYDIIDGIGAHEVIIETPDHNAHIGDMPLEDVFNIVKAYRERISDLHKDQRLRYVLIFKNYGAVAGASLGHPHSQLIATPITPRTVAAELDSAKEHYLQKERCLFCDIINQEMALEERIVFVKERFVAFCPFASRFPFEICLLPRYHHHDFSLTSDEDLWAFADALKDILGRLKRVLNNPPYNFMLHTAPNTVYRPGRPFYWETLPYDWHWHLEIIPRLTKIAGFEWGSGFYINPVPPESAAEALRNSE from the coding sequence ATGTCTGAGCTAAGACACGACCCTGTGCAGAAAAGATGGGTTATAATAGCGGCTGAGAGAGCAAAGCGTCCCAAGGAATTCGCTCACGAGGAGACTGTTAAGCCAACAAGCCCTATAGCTTGTCCGTTCTGCCCGGGAAACGAGGACAGAACTCCGCCGGAAATATATGCCGTGCGCGAGGAAGGCAGTAAGCCCAATTCCCCTGGATGGAAGCTCAGAGTTATACCTAACAAGTTCCCTGTGCTTAAGGTTGAGGGTGAACTTAACAGACGAGGATTGGGAATTTATGACATTATAGACGGTATAGGTGCGCACGAGGTTATAATTGAGACCCCCGACCACAACGCCCATATTGGGGATATGCCGTTGGAGGATGTGTTCAACATTGTTAAAGCCTACCGCGAGCGAATTTCAGATCTGCACAAGGACCAGCGTTTACGCTATGTGCTTATATTCAAAAACTACGGTGCTGTGGCTGGTGCCAGTCTTGGACATCCTCATTCTCAGCTTATAGCAACACCCATAACGCCCAGAACGGTTGCCGCTGAACTCGACTCAGCAAAAGAGCATTATCTTCAAAAAGAACGCTGCCTTTTCTGCGATATAATAAATCAGGAGATGGCGCTTGAGGAGAGAATAGTGTTCGTTAAAGAGCGGTTCGTAGCATTTTGCCCATTCGCAAGCCGATTCCCGTTTGAAATATGTCTTCTTCCGAGATACCATCATCACGACTTTTCGCTAACCTCTGATGAGGACCTGTGGGCGTTCGCAGATGCTTTAAAAGACATTCTCGGAAGGTTAAAGCGGGTGCTTAACAATCCGCCTTACAACTTCATGTTGCACACAGCACCGAACACAGTTTACCGCCCAGGGAGGCCATTCTACTGGGAAACATTGCCCTATGATTGGCACTGGCACCTTGAAATAATTCCGCGCCTTACCAAGATAGCGGGTTTTGAGTGGGGTTCGGGGTTCTACATTAATCCTGTGCCGCCAGAGTCAGCCGCCGAAGCGCTGAGAAACTCTGAGTAA
- the mutL gene encoding DNA mismatch repair endonuclease MutL, whose product MSKIIKLPEEIANRIAAGEVVEKPASVLKELIENSIDANAEFIECILEEGGKKLVQVIDDGEGMTPEDLRLALERHATSKIHSKEDLMAIQTLGFRGEALPSIASVSHLEIISRTQDAELGYRIVVDHGQVVDEGEVGTQKGTIVTVKELFSKVPARRRFLKSERAEYGACVEWFTKLALANPYITFRLEHNGVEQAYYPSAESYKERIEQIFGAELVDNLLAIEAEYDEYTIFGFVSKRTFHRGRPDEQYIFLNNRPIKSALISSAIRQAYREFIPPRRYPVAFLFIGSPPELVDVNVHPAKLEVRFRREEAVFRLVYGSITKALGSIAAPAREPRPITLMPPQSSTQLELDLPIPKTSARTPMPTAMESQIIEVLSTIDETQTKDAEQPNIMQVLDTYIVIPVSDGMYVIDQHSAHERVLYERVLQAISGETLFGQRLLFPIEIALPPQQMSTIAKILPQLSKIGFEVEVKDVNRISITAIPPFLRNSDIKDIINGLIDDLAEKINEETPSIISELAASIACHSAIKAGRKLSRDEMLALFEQLFACEQPFRCPHGRPTIIKFTKSEFEKMFGRHG is encoded by the coding sequence ATGAGCAAAATCATCAAACTACCTGAGGAAATAGCTAACAGAATTGCGGCAGGTGAGGTCGTCGAAAAACCGGCTTCGGTGTTGAAAGAATTAATCGAGAACTCCATCGACGCCAATGCCGAATTTATTGAGTGCATTCTTGAGGAAGGTGGTAAAAAGCTCGTTCAGGTTATAGACGATGGCGAAGGTATGACACCTGAGGACTTGAGACTGGCACTTGAACGACACGCTACGAGCAAAATTCACTCCAAAGAAGACCTTATGGCGATACAAACGCTTGGTTTCCGCGGTGAAGCTCTGCCTTCTATCGCCTCGGTGTCTCACCTCGAGATAATATCGCGAACACAAGACGCCGAGCTCGGTTATAGAATAGTTGTCGACCACGGACAGGTAGTTGATGAAGGCGAAGTCGGAACTCAGAAGGGGACGATAGTAACGGTAAAGGAGCTTTTCTCAAAAGTCCCAGCCAGAAGAAGATTCCTTAAATCGGAACGGGCGGAATATGGAGCATGTGTTGAATGGTTCACAAAATTGGCTTTAGCCAACCCATACATAACTTTCAGACTCGAACATAATGGGGTCGAGCAAGCATACTATCCATCTGCAGAAAGCTACAAGGAGCGCATAGAACAGATATTCGGGGCGGAACTCGTTGACAACTTGCTTGCCATCGAGGCAGAATACGACGAATACACCATTTTTGGGTTTGTTAGCAAACGGACATTCCATCGAGGAAGACCCGACGAGCAATATATATTTTTAAATAATCGTCCCATAAAGAGCGCCCTCATCTCAAGCGCAATAAGACAGGCATACAGGGAATTTATTCCGCCAAGGCGCTATCCAGTGGCTTTTCTGTTCATTGGTTCGCCACCCGAATTAGTCGATGTTAATGTTCATCCTGCCAAGCTTGAGGTAAGATTCAGGCGAGAGGAAGCTGTTTTCAGACTGGTTTACGGCTCAATAACGAAAGCGTTGGGAAGTATCGCTGCTCCAGCAAGAGAGCCGAGACCCATAACACTTATGCCACCGCAATCTTCAACACAGCTTGAGCTTGACCTCCCCATCCCAAAAACATCAGCGAGAACGCCCATGCCAACTGCTATGGAATCGCAGATTATAGAGGTTCTATCGACAATCGACGAAACTCAAACGAAAGATGCAGAGCAACCTAACATAATGCAGGTTCTTGATACCTACATAGTGATACCAGTAAGTGACGGAATGTATGTTATCGACCAACACAGCGCTCACGAACGCGTTCTTTATGAGCGTGTGCTTCAGGCCATTAGCGGCGAAACTCTTTTCGGACAAAGGCTTCTTTTCCCGATAGAAATAGCACTTCCTCCACAGCAAATGTCAACGATAGCGAAGATATTACCACAACTAAGCAAAATAGGCTTCGAGGTTGAGGTAAAAGATGTTAATCGTATAAGTATAACTGCTATTCCACCGTTCCTGCGCAACTCGGATATAAAAGACATCATAAATGGGCTTATCGATGACCTCGCAGAAAAAATCAACGAAGAGACACCATCGATAATATCGGAACTGGCAGCAAGCATAGCCTGTCATTCCGCTATAAAAGCTGGCAGAAAGCTTTCACGAGATGAGATGCTGGCGCTTTTTGAGCAACTTTTCGCCTGCGAACAACCGTTCAGGTGTCCTCACGGAAGACCAACCATAATAAAATTCACCAAAAGCGAATTCGAGAAAATGTTTGGAAGACATGGCTGA
- a CDS encoding tetratricopeptide repeat protein, with the protein MLKFTLSPGEKTKADLLSVFLIIAEVLAILSTPKATFAKPFEKAIFWESTPSEIRDFLFLVKNLCDDGDTIDAIVVLNMLNQIDDSLVDRWASILTILLANEQPKEFERTTWGKIYLARKLIIASPESAKTILRKLSTIDDYTIQAVTEYLLAVLHIKLGQLDSAKLVLTSLAKNFGDIPIMGEVLFRLGYLNLLSGDYKASDSLFSLAQEVYGSQESWWNDEALFLQTIALIKLGEIDSAKTVSEKIRSESQYRKISTSIVRAYENQFDTTKIDSLPEVIRVDLLIHRGWELLDNHRYKSALSLFQKALSVCSGKSWEASIFAAEAAYKSRDYELAAKLYSKTYPSHIAPYANWGLGWSLFRLGKLDSARKIFTKLSRESTFSRYTDYAIARTYYAQRQYDECEKILSDYIKNCEFRCLSASYYLFQSQLWLDEIDKALATCKTIIKKYPGTFNASKAALVLAKTLFERGLYEELIDISENYADKLHGIRKDSLILLSERAKYKIGIYKDPMEILDGFSKKCPKSPLTRKLLLQTAIQCEEHGRFRDAIYFYTKAISKSAAKDSVWAEANLGIIRSSLVIGDEITARQTINKLNELNENGWYLRGLFELAKWFYNGNDKDSCAIMLNKIRSFHTDDIVSDSALLFLAKLYHEQEYYSEEANILAHRLDSMKKSDPLYSAYAENFVICLWNMGFKDSALSAAFLLSRGKHESSCGILLKGAELALDEGEISIAGKLMDSLLAKDCKDLPTDFMYRMANAYVSLDRIKTARKLYTELIKKYPDDTLANKARERMNELSE; encoded by the coding sequence ATGTTGAAATTTACCCTATCCCCTGGCGAAAAAACGAAAGCGGATTTACTATCGGTTTTTCTAATTATCGCTGAGGTATTAGCAATTCTTTCAACTCCCAAGGCAACTTTCGCAAAACCCTTTGAAAAAGCCATTTTCTGGGAATCCACACCATCAGAGATACGCGACTTTCTATTCCTCGTTAAAAACCTTTGCGACGATGGCGACACAATAGATGCGATCGTCGTGCTCAATATGCTGAATCAAATCGACGACAGCCTTGTCGACAGATGGGCAAGCATCTTGACAATACTTCTTGCCAACGAGCAACCGAAGGAATTTGAAAGAACAACCTGGGGGAAAATATACTTAGCCAGAAAACTTATCATTGCATCTCCCGAATCAGCAAAAACAATACTAAGAAAGCTATCCACGATCGATGACTACACAATCCAGGCGGTAACGGAATACCTTCTTGCCGTGCTTCACATCAAGCTCGGTCAACTCGATTCAGCTAAACTTGTTCTCACATCGCTTGCCAAAAATTTCGGCGACATACCGATAATGGGCGAAGTGCTCTTCAGACTTGGGTATCTCAATTTACTCTCTGGTGACTATAAGGCATCTGATTCATTGTTTTCGCTTGCGCAAGAGGTTTACGGCAGCCAAGAAAGCTGGTGGAACGATGAGGCACTTTTTTTGCAAACTATAGCCCTCATAAAGCTTGGCGAGATAGACAGCGCCAAAACTGTAAGCGAGAAAATACGCTCAGAAAGCCAGTATAGAAAGATTTCAACAAGTATAGTGCGTGCCTACGAAAACCAATTCGACACAACAAAAATCGACTCACTTCCCGAGGTAATTCGGGTTGACCTTCTTATCCATCGAGGTTGGGAGTTGCTCGACAACCATCGCTATAAGAGTGCACTAAGTCTTTTTCAGAAAGCTTTGTCGGTATGTAGCGGCAAATCATGGGAAGCCTCGATATTCGCTGCCGAAGCTGCTTATAAATCGAGGGATTACGAACTTGCGGCTAAACTTTACAGTAAAACTTACCCTTCACACATCGCGCCTTACGCTAACTGGGGGCTTGGCTGGTCGCTATTCAGGCTTGGGAAACTCGACAGCGCCCGGAAAATCTTCACCAAACTATCGCGGGAATCGACATTCTCCCGCTACACCGATTACGCCATAGCGAGGACCTATTATGCACAAAGACAATACGACGAATGCGAAAAAATCCTTTCGGATTACATTAAAAACTGCGAATTCAGATGTCTTAGCGCAAGCTATTATCTTTTTCAGTCCCAGCTTTGGCTCGACGAGATCGACAAAGCCCTCGCAACATGCAAAACGATAATAAAAAAGTACCCGGGCACATTCAATGCCTCAAAAGCGGCATTGGTCCTCGCAAAAACACTTTTCGAAAGGGGGCTTTACGAAGAGCTTATCGACATATCCGAGAATTACGCTGACAAACTTCACGGAATAAGAAAGGACTCACTTATACTGCTTTCGGAGAGAGCAAAATACAAAATCGGAATCTACAAGGACCCGATGGAAATTCTCGATGGGTTTTCTAAAAAATGTCCCAAAAGTCCTTTAACGAGGAAACTTTTGCTTCAGACCGCTATCCAATGCGAGGAGCACGGCAGATTCAGGGATGCCATCTACTTTTACACGAAGGCAATCTCAAAAAGCGCTGCTAAAGACAGTGTGTGGGCAGAGGCTAATCTCGGCATAATAAGGTCAAGTCTCGTTATAGGGGATGAGATAACAGCCCGGCAAACTATAAATAAACTTAACGAATTAAACGAAAATGGTTGGTATCTGCGAGGTCTTTTCGAGCTTGCAAAATGGTTCTACAACGGCAACGATAAAGACTCCTGCGCCATAATGCTTAATAAAATACGGTCTTTTCACACAGACGACATCGTGAGCGATAGTGCACTCCTATTTCTTGCAAAACTTTATCACGAACAAGAATACTACAGCGAGGAAGCAAACATTCTTGCTCATCGCCTCGACAGCATGAAGAAAAGCGACCCTCTTTATTCTGCCTATGCGGAAAATTTTGTAATATGTCTGTGGAACATGGGTTTTAAAGACTCTGCTTTATCAGCGGCATTTTTGCTCTCGAGAGGCAAGCATGAATCCTCGTGCGGAATTCTTCTTAAAGGAGCCGAACTCGCTTTGGACGAAGGTGAAATAAGCATAGCTGGAAAGCTTATGGACAGCCTGCTTGCAAAAGACTGCAAGGATTTACCTACGGACTTCATGTATAGGATGGCTAATGCATATGTATCCCTTGACAGAATAAAAACAGCAAGAAAACTTTACACTGAGCTTATTAAAAAGTATCCCGACGACACATTAGCGAACAAGGCTCGCGAAAGAATGAATGAACTTTCAGAGTAG